From the Meiothermus sp. Pnk-1 genome, one window contains:
- a CDS encoding glycosyltransferase, which yields MAGPSVSVLMPTYKHQSYIAQAIESVLAQRFEDFELVITDDHSPDQTHAIAEAYVHKDPRVRVFRNPQNLGLAANYTRCLQNAHPESRYFIILPSDDWWMPETLEVLVATAEQNPQATFVHADGYKVKDDGPVPYLSIFRHLPPPGLHRGLRELYLNNYIMVQTTLVRRGLFQRFYPHPFLFDPDYVFVSDYELWLELLGRGAQAYYLPRPLAYFREHPESHTIPKHILPRMIEEVAMFQDKLPPSTPPDLEPYRHQAVVGRLAAIGFLYLEAKEPAKAQPYLERAARESPKLRWDVAIARTISRLPMPKSVRAQLWYLVLEAVGVEPGMRISTTFLRRWNQENLAIITALANDPSLTTRTLQEALPPLFYLFGGYR from the coding sequence ATGGCGGGTCCATCGGTCAGCGTTTTGATGCCCACCTACAAACACCAAAGCTACATCGCCCAGGCCATCGAGAGCGTGTTGGCGCAGCGCTTTGAGGATTTTGAGCTGGTCATCACCGATGACCACTCCCCCGACCAGACCCACGCCATAGCCGAAGCTTACGTCCATAAAGACCCAAGGGTGCGGGTGTTCCGAAACCCTCAAAACCTGGGCCTGGCCGCCAACTATACCCGCTGCCTGCAAAACGCTCACCCCGAAAGCCGCTATTTCATCATCCTTCCATCCGATGACTGGTGGATGCCGGAAACGCTGGAGGTCTTGGTTGCTACCGCCGAGCAAAACCCCCAGGCCACCTTTGTGCACGCCGATGGCTACAAGGTGAAGGACGACGGGCCAGTACCCTACCTCAGCATCTTCCGGCACCTGCCCCCCCCAGGGCTGCACCGCGGCCTGCGCGAGCTGTATCTGAACAACTACATCATGGTGCAAACCACCCTGGTGCGGCGAGGCCTCTTCCAGCGCTTTTACCCCCATCCCTTCCTGTTTGACCCGGACTACGTGTTTGTGTCCGATTACGAGCTGTGGCTGGAGCTGCTAGGGCGAGGGGCTCAAGCCTACTACCTGCCCCGCCCGCTGGCTTACTTTCGGGAGCACCCCGAGTCGCACACCATCCCCAAGCACATCCTGCCGCGCATGATCGAGGAGGTCGCCATGTTCCAGGACAAGCTCCCCCCGAGTACGCCGCCCGACCTCGAGCCCTACCGCCACCAGGCCGTGGTGGGCCGCCTGGCGGCGATCGGTTTTTTGTACCTGGAAGCCAAGGAGCCAGCCAAGGCCCAGCCCTACCTGGAACGCGCCGCCCGCGAGAGCCCCAAGCTACGCTGGGACGTCGCGATCGCCCGAACGATAAGCCGGTTGCCCATGCCTAAGAGCGTCCGGGCCCAGCTTTGGTATTTGGTTTTGGAAGCCGTCGGGGTCGAGCCTGGCATGAGGATCAGCACGACTTTTCTGCGGCGTTGGAACCAGGAGAACCTGGCCATCATCACCGCTTTGGCCAACGACCCCAGCCTCACCACCCGGACCCTACAAGAAGCCCTCCCACCTTTGTTTTACCTCTTTGGGGGATACCGATGA